A single genomic interval of Fructobacillus americanaquae harbors:
- a CDS encoding cell division protein FtsL, translating to MAQNAYRYQNLATALPEQPVTPSAKKVRTKKRYQAAVWTKRERGLVIFMAGIVLLLMMGTVATTVTMQRVDAQNEQISQKVTNVKEENDSYRGDIQSKTNRDNLEKVAQSANMEQSTNNVRNVNQ from the coding sequence ATGGCACAAAACGCTTATCGCTATCAAAATTTGGCGACTGCCTTACCTGAGCAGCCCGTCACACCGTCTGCCAAAAAAGTTCGGACCAAAAAACGCTACCAGGCAGCCGTCTGGACAAAACGCGAACGTGGCTTGGTTATTTTTATGGCCGGGATTGTCTTACTGTTAATGATGGGAACAGTGGCAACAACTGTGACCATGCAACGAGTCGATGCTCAAAATGAACAGATCTCCCAGAAGGTCACCAACGTGAAAGAAGAAAACGACTCTTATCGTGGTGACATTCAATCAAAAACGAATCGTGACAACTTGGAAAAGGTTGCCCAATCAGCTAATATGGAACAGAGTACTAATAACGTTCGGAATGTAAACCAGTAA